Genomic window (Desulforapulum autotrophicum HRM2):
CTGATCAACAGCTTGCGATACAAGGCCTGATTTCCTTGAAGACGTCCCAGGCCGGAAGAAAGATCAAACCCATCCATAAGCGCTGGAAACGGCTTCTCCTCCGGGGATGCCGGGACGACAGCGCCGCTATTTCCGGGAACGGGCTGCTGCGTCGTCTCCGCCTTGGATCCTGCCTCACCCCCGGGTGTGGCGGCTGAGATCCACTCCGCCAGGGTTGAGTAGAGTACCTCCGGATCAATGGGCTTGGTGATATGAGCGTTCATGCCGGCATGGCGGCTTTTATCCGGATCATCGGCCATGGCATGGGCCGTCATGGCGATGATGGGCAGGTCCTTGAACCGCACATCCTGGCGGATGGTCCGGGTTGCGGTATAACCGTCCATCACCGGCATCTGCAGATCCATCAGCACAGCGTCAAAGTGATTCATCCCCACTGCGTCAACGGCTTCCCGGCCGTTGGCGGCCAGGGAGACGGTAACTCCCCCTGCGGCAAGGATTTCCATGGCAACTTCCTGGTTGATCTCATTGTCTTCAACCAGCAGCACCCGGGCGCCTTCAAGGCTCTTGAGCAGATCTGAGGCCTGTTTCTTCTCCTCCTCTGCCGGCGGCGGCATCTCCTTGCCGCCCTCTTTGGCCAGCGCGTTCATGATGGTATCGAACATCACCGAGGCGTTGATGGGCTTGATTAAAAAACCGTCCAGCCCGGCCGCCTCGGCCCGCCACATAATCTCTTCCCGGGCGTACGCGCTGACCAGGATAACGAGTGGAATCCGGGTCAACCCTGTATTCTTCTTGATTCGTTTCGAAGCCTCGATGCCGTCGATACCCGGCAGCTTCCAGTCCATCACCACGATGTCGTAGGGGCGTCCCCCGACAGACTTTCCAATCTCCTCCAGCCCCTCTTCGCCGGACGCCGCCAGGGTAACGTCAAAAGAGAAACATTCCAGCATACTCTGGAAAATTTCCCGGGAAGTTGCATTGTCGTCCACCACCAGCGCTTTAAGGCCTCTCAACTCCGGCGGGGGTATGTAGCAGGCCTCTCTGGATTCCCGCACTGTCCTTAAAACCGCAGTAAAATAGAACGTGCTGCCTTTCCCGTAAATGCTTTCCACCCAGATCTTGCCGCCCATCATCTTCACCAGACGCTGACAGATGGATAGCCCCAGCCCGCTGCCGCCGTACCGGCGGGTGATGGAGGTATCCGCCTGGCTAAAGGCCGTGAAAAGCTGGACCATGTGCTCCTCGGTAAGGCCGATGCCCGTATCCCGCACGGAGAACTGGAGAACTATAACATGATTTCCCTGGCTGACAACTTTGGTGGAGACCACTATTTCTCCGCTTTCGGTGAACTTGATGGAATTGTTGGCCAGGTTAACCAGGATCTGGCTCAGCCGCAGGGGATCTCCCACCAGCTGGCGGGGCACGTCGGCTCCGGTGTCGAAAAGGACTTCGATTCCCTCTTTTTCCCGGAGTTTGACCGCTATCATGGTGGAAAGATTCTCCAGGACTTCATCCAGGTTAAAGTCAATGGACTCCATTCCCATTTTGCCAGCCTCGATTTTTGAGAAATCGAGAATATCGTTGATGACCCCGAGAAGAGAGTTGGCGGAAATCTGAATCTTGTGGAGATAGTCCCTCTGCTTCGGCGTAAGATCCGTCTGGAGGGCCAGATGGGTCATTCCCATAACGGCGTTCATGGGCGTGCGGATTTCGTGGCTCATGTTGGCCAGAAAATCGCTTTTGGCCCGGGTGGCCGCCTCTGCCTTATCCCGGGCGACGATGAGTTCCTCCTCCATTTTTTTGCGGTGGGTGATGTCCGAGACCATGGCAAAGGACCCTGTTTTTACACCGTTTTTATCGTAAAGGGGGGTGGCATGGAACTCGCAGATCACCTTTGAACCGTCAGGACGGTTGAGGGCAATCTCATAGACGCTCGTTTGGCCGGTGTTTCTGAGCCGAAGCTGTTCGTTCAAGATCGCTATATTTTCCTCGTCCAGAAATTCGAAAAGCGCCCTTCCCAAAAGATCCTCCCGGGCCCTGCTGGAAATTTTGCACATGGTGTCATTGACGGACACGATGTGCGCCCCATTGTTTACCCACAAAAACCCTTCATTGGTCGTCATCAGAATGCTTTTAAGATGGTATTCGCTCTCCCGAAGGGCATCTTCGACTTTCTTGCGGGCAGAGATGTCACGGAAGACAACTACGGAGCCAATGATGGTTTTGTCTTTACGCTGGGGCACGCTTGTGTAGGAAGTATAGAAAAATGAACCGTCCTTGCGCCAGAAGACCTCGTCCCTGCGAAAGCTAGTGATCCCCTTAGTGTGGGCCCAATAAATCGGACAGTCCTCGCGAAGGTGTGGCGATCCATCATCATTTGAATGGTGAAACAGGTCATGTATGTTTTCATCGACAAGTTCTTTGATCTCGTATCCGAGCATCTTCTGTGCAGCTTCATTGGCATAGGTGCATAGACCTTCAGTATCTGTAACAAAAATACCTTCTGCCACCGATTGCAGGATAAGGTGGTTGTATTCCTCGGATTCCCTGAGCCTTTCCGTTCGATCCTCCACCAGGTTTTCAAGATGTTCCTTGTAGCGCGTCAACTCCTTTTGGGTTCTCTCGGCATCTTCAGCCTGAACTCTGGCGATCTGCTCGGCTTTTATAGCTTTAATCCGCTCGATGCCCAAACTGGCAACAATGTTAGCAAAACCTGTCAGAAAAACTATAATGGTGAGGAGTTTTTCCTGGGAAATGATCGGAACCTCATCAAGGGCAACCAGGTAATCCGCCACATTGAAATTGAATTTCCGGGCCTGCTGTTTGAAATAATTCTTGTCTGGCGCTTTAGTGAAGAACTGCCCTACAAAAAAATTGGCAACACGCCGGCCTTCAATGATGATAGGCGAAGCAGCGTCGGTCAGGCCGTTTTTGCAGTGGTAAATCGAAAATGGCTTCCCATCTTCCAGGTTTGCAGCAAGTTTCGTGTCGCTCTCTACACAGCGCATACACGTCCGCTCATCAATACGATGAAACTCGGTGCAGATCCGCTGCCAGTGTACGGACGTCAGGACATTTCCCTCCAGGTCGATGATGGCAGAGGAGATCCCCATTACATTACAGAAATCTTCAAGAACAGGTTCCAGCTGGTCAATATCGATCACTTCCGTCAAGGAAAACCCTTCGCTCTCAAAAGCCGCCTGGTCATTTTTGGCATGAGAATGTTCCGCCTTCGTCTTGACCGCGTTGGTATCTCCGTTTTCTTTCAAGGCGTTCTCCTAAATTTTTTCCGCCCAAATAAGATAGCAGGCGTTTTATACCGACGTACCCATATCAGACTTCTTGACAGAAACCACAGGGGCGTTGATGCTAATCAACAACGATAATCACCATGGCCTGATCATCATCAGCCGGACAGTCTCCTGCAAACTTGGAGATGTCGTCAACAATTTCTTTAAGAATGACTTCTGGGTCATCGGAGGCGGCGTTTGAAAACTGTCCCAGCAAGCGGTTCGTCCCGTAACGCTCCTGGGATGCGTTGAATCGGTCGGTGACCCCATCCGTATAAAACAGAATGCGGTCGCCGGGATGAAGGGTGACTTCGGTCACCGGCACATCGGCATAGGGACCCAATCCCATCAGCAAAACGCTGTCACAGGGAATTTCAGCCGCTGCTTTTTCCGAAAACCGATAAAGGATAGGGAGTGGATGGCCGGCACAGGCGATTCTGAGGGTCCTTCGGGCGGGATCATAAACAGCATAGACTGCCGTGACAAAACTATCCCTGTTCACCTTGCAGAGATTTTCATTGATGAAGGAGAGCATTCTGTCCGGTTCGGCAAGGCCGGTTGAACAGGAGCGAAACAGGGCGCAAGTCATGGCCATCATGACAGCCGCAGGAGCACTGTGGCCTTCTGCATCGGCGATCAGAACGGCCAGAAGCCCCCCTGGCAGCGTCATAAAATCGTAGTAATCGCCACCGGCATAACGACTGGTTTCATAGTGCACTGCCAGTCTCAGCCCGGGGACCTGGGGCAGACGTTCGGGCAGAAGGTTACGTTGAAGCTGGGAGACCACCTGCAGCTCGTGCTCCAGCTCATCCCTTTGCTGTTGCACCTCGCGACTGAGACGATGAATCGTCAGGTGGGTATTCACGCGGGCGATGACCTCTTCGGGCTGGAAGGGCTTGGCAACATAGTCCACCGCCCCCAGCTGAAGCCCACGCACCTTGTCCCCGGTATCATCAAGGGCAGAAAGAAAAATCACCGGAATTTTCTGGGTGCTTGGATCCGCCTTTAACCGTCGACACACCTCAAATCCGTCGATTCCCGGCATCATTATATCCAGCAAAATGAGATCCGGCCGCGCCTTTTGGGCAATGGTCAGGGCTGTTTCGCCATTTTTAGCGACCAGCAGCTTGCAGCCGAGCCTTTCCAGGGTGTGCATCAGCACCTGAAGGTTCACAGGTTGATCGTCAACCAGGAGAATAGATTCCGTGATCTTGATTGTTGCTGTCATGACCGCTCCCTTGGGCAGGCCGCCCCATGGCCGAAGGCCCATATACCCTCCGTCATACTCTTATGCTCTCATGCTCGTAATCTAATACCGCAACCATCAATTCGACACAATAAAAAAGAGAGAAAAGATCAATGGTCAAATCAGGAATATTGAATCGCAGCAAATTCTCCAGCGCAGGGCAACCGATGGCTGCCTGCACTTCTTCAGCCAGCCCCAGGACAGCACCGGGCATAACATCGTTGATCATGAAGATGAAAAAGTAATGAATTTTCTATTCCTTTCCCTGTTCAGGCTTACCAATTAATCAACACCCAAGATTTCCGATTATAAGGTTACAAAGGCCGGGCATGTTGATGTCATTTTGAAACTTTGTCCAGGAGGCTTCACCTTCAAGGGTATTCTCAGGTTGTCCGTAATTGGTCAAATAAATCACTATCAAATCCAAAGCAGGATCAATCAGAAGAAAAGTTCCCGCCC
Coding sequences:
- a CDS encoding PocR ligand-binding domain-containing protein; this translates as MKENGDTNAVKTKAEHSHAKNDQAAFESEGFSLTEVIDIDQLEPVLEDFCNVMGISSAIIDLEGNVLTSVHWQRICTEFHRIDERTCMRCVESDTKLAANLEDGKPFSIYHCKNGLTDAASPIIIEGRRVANFFVGQFFTKAPDKNYFKQQARKFNFNVADYLVALDEVPIISQEKLLTIIVFLTGFANIVASLGIERIKAIKAEQIARVQAEDAERTQKELTRYKEHLENLVEDRTERLRESEEYNHLILQSVAEGIFVTDTEGLCTYANEAAQKMLGYEIKELVDENIHDLFHHSNDDGSPHLREDCPIYWAHTKGITSFRRDEVFWRKDGSFFYTSYTSVPQRKDKTIIGSVVVFRDISARKKVEDALRESEYHLKSILMTTNEGFLWVNNGAHIVSVNDTMCKISSRAREDLLGRALFEFLDEENIAILNEQLRLRNTGQTSVYEIALNRPDGSKVICEFHATPLYDKNGVKTGSFAMVSDITHRKKMEEELIVARDKAEAATRAKSDFLANMSHEIRTPMNAVMGMTHLALQTDLTPKQRDYLHKIQISANSLLGVINDILDFSKIEAGKMGMESIDFNLDEVLENLSTMIAVKLREKEGIEVLFDTGADVPRQLVGDPLRLSQILVNLANNSIKFTESGEIVVSTKVVSQGNHVIVLQFSVRDTGIGLTEEHMVQLFTAFSQADTSITRRYGGSGLGLSICQRLVKMMGGKIWVESIYGKGSTFYFTAVLRTVRESREACYIPPPELRGLKALVVDDNATSREIFQSMLECFSFDVTLAASGEEGLEEIGKSVGGRPYDIVVMDWKLPGIDGIEASKRIKKNTGLTRIPLVILVSAYAREEIMWRAEAAGLDGFLIKPINASVMFDTIMNALAKEGGKEMPPPAEEEKKQASDLLKSLEGARVLLVEDNEINQEVAMEILAAGGVTVSLAANGREAVDAVGMNHFDAVLMDLQMPVMDGYTATRTIRQDVRFKDLPIIAMTAHAMADDPDKSRHAGMNAHITKPIDPEVLYSTLAEWISAATPGGEAGSKAETTQQPVPGNSGAVVPASPEEKPFPALMDGFDLSSGLGRLQGNQALYRKLLISFGDRYAQRSNEIRQALDAGDYPNAHKLVHEIKGLAGNLSASQLYAAATALDQLVKHGDSQNPPPADALAMAFATLESRMEEALGSVRQLSSSTEDSVPEPAPEAVHQLAPDLAREAAIHLREAAEMGDVSALTKISEEMADRSKDFAPYLGRIRRMNDDFDFEGILGLADDLENDLGKNEGK
- a CDS encoding SpoIIE family protein phosphatase, which codes for MTATIKITESILLVDDQPVNLQVLMHTLERLGCKLLVAKNGETALTIAQKARPDLILLDIMMPGIDGFEVCRRLKADPSTQKIPVIFLSALDDTGDKVRGLQLGAVDYVAKPFQPEEVIARVNTHLTIHRLSREVQQQRDELEHELQVVSQLQRNLLPERLPQVPGLRLAVHYETSRYAGGDYYDFMTLPGGLLAVLIADAEGHSAPAAVMMAMTCALFRSCSTGLAEPDRMLSFINENLCKVNRDSFVTAVYAVYDPARRTLRIACAGHPLPILYRFSEKAAAEIPCDSVLLMGLGPYADVPVTEVTLHPGDRILFYTDGVTDRFNASQERYGTNRLLGQFSNAASDDPEVILKEIVDDISKFAGDCPADDDQAMVIIVVD